The following are encoded in a window of Salinigranum halophilum genomic DNA:
- a CDS encoding GlcG/HbpS family heme-binding protein, translating to MTDVTLDVAKTLIDAAEEEADDIDVPMCIAVMDEGANLVAFHRMDDALLASVSISQNKAYSAVSLKLDTETVWEVSQPGESLYGLGNTNDGRIITFGGGIPLESDGSVVGGVGVSGGSAEEDVQVASAAVEAFESL from the coding sequence ATGACAGACGTAACCCTCGACGTCGCAAAGACCCTGATCGACGCCGCCGAAGAGGAAGCCGACGATATCGACGTCCCGATGTGCATCGCCGTGATGGACGAGGGAGCGAACCTCGTCGCCTTCCACCGGATGGACGACGCGCTCCTCGCGAGCGTCTCCATCTCGCAGAACAAGGCCTACAGCGCCGTCTCGCTGAAACTGGACACGGAGACGGTCTGGGAGGTCTCACAGCCCGGCGAGTCGCTGTACGGGCTCGGCAACACGAACGACGGACGCATCATCACCTTCGGCGGGGGCATCCCGCTGGAGTCAGACGGCTCGGTCGTCGGTGGTGTCGGCGTCTCGGGCGGGAGCGCCGAGGAGGACGTCCAGGTCGCGTCGGCCGCCGTCGAGGCGTTCGAGTCGCTGTAA
- a CDS encoding cell surface protein: protein MPRETDRFRTAIVGVVLLALCASALTGAATAQTDSPTIRVESATVQPGETATVDVVLTSAPNGLAGYAVDLSVGNSNALIQGASYPDAFGLTSEPTLSEDGSRLTLEAADLNEQVQPGATDVVLATVEVSSGMAGDITLSVEPLQFDADGGSAVDPVSESGTVTVTAGEDADSTGTTDADSADSDAAAAASNDGDASEAATETTSTEFAFPAGGIALTALALTLVAAFAARRR, encoded by the coding sequence ATGCCACGAGAGACAGACCGGTTCCGAACCGCCATCGTCGGCGTCGTCCTCCTCGCACTCTGCGCTTCGGCGCTGACCGGAGCGGCGACCGCCCAGACAGACAGCCCGACCATCCGCGTCGAGAGCGCGACCGTCCAGCCGGGTGAGACCGCGACCGTCGACGTCGTCCTGACGTCGGCACCGAACGGGCTCGCCGGCTACGCCGTCGACCTCTCGGTCGGAAACAGTAACGCGCTCATCCAGGGGGCGAGCTACCCCGACGCGTTCGGGCTCACCTCGGAACCCACCCTCTCAGAGGACGGCTCACGGCTCACCCTCGAGGCCGCAGACCTCAACGAGCAGGTCCAGCCCGGCGCAACGGACGTCGTGCTCGCGACGGTCGAGGTGTCCAGCGGCATGGCCGGCGACATCACGCTCTCGGTCGAACCGCTCCAGTTCGACGCCGACGGCGGGTCCGCGGTCGACCCCGTGAGCGAATCGGGAACCGTCACCGTCACCGCGGGTGAGGACGCCGACTCGACCGGGACGACCGACGCCGATTCGGCCGACTCGGACGCCGCGGCGGCCGCGTCGAACGACGGCGACGCCTCAGAAGCCGCGACCGAGACGACGTCGACCGAGTTCGCCTTCCCCGCTGGCGGAATCGCGCTGACGGCGCTCGCGCTGACACTCGTCGCCGCGTTCGCGGCGCGTCGTCGGTAG
- a CDS encoding ABC transporter ATP-binding protein gives MSDSDIILRTEALTKTFGALRANDGISLSVPRGEIRGIIGPNGSGKTTFFNTVTGFYQPDGGSVTFDGTDITGWKPHKIARRGLGRTFQIVSPFENMTVRQNMLAVQTTADFDKRARADEILAFLDIDHVAENQASGMSGGQQKLLELARVLMLDPKVIMLDEPAAGVNPALQERIMDHIRELNEEGTSFVVVEHDMSVIRSIVDTVSVFDQGALIAEGTFDEVRQDKQVRQAYLGTTADDEGLPI, from the coding sequence ATGAGCGATTCAGACATCATCCTTCGGACGGAGGCGTTGACCAAGACGTTCGGGGCGCTCCGGGCGAACGACGGCATCTCGCTGTCGGTACCACGCGGCGAGATCAGAGGCATCATCGGCCCGAACGGGAGCGGCAAGACGACGTTCTTCAACACCGTCACCGGGTTCTACCAGCCCGACGGCGGGTCGGTCACCTTCGACGGGACCGACATCACGGGGTGGAAACCCCACAAGATCGCTCGTCGGGGTCTCGGCCGAACGTTCCAGATCGTCTCGCCGTTCGAGAACATGACCGTCCGGCAGAACATGCTGGCCGTCCAGACGACAGCCGACTTCGACAAACGGGCCCGAGCCGACGAGATTCTGGCGTTCCTCGACATCGACCACGTCGCGGAGAACCAGGCGAGCGGCATGAGCGGCGGTCAGCAGAAACTGCTCGAACTGGCGCGGGTCCTGATGCTGGACCCGAAGGTGATCATGCTGGACGAACCTGCCGCGGGCGTCAACCCGGCGTTACAGGAGCGAATCATGGACCACATCCGCGAGCTCAACGAAGAGGGAACCTCGTTCGTCGTCGTCGAACACGACATGAGCGTCATCCGGTCGATCGTCGACACCGTCTCGGTGTTCGACCAGGGCGCGCTCATCGCCGAGGGGACGTTCGACGAGGTCAGACAGGACAAACAGGTTCGCCAGGCGTACCTCGGAACCACCGCGGACGACGAGGGACTCCCGATATGA
- a CDS encoding DUF7120 family protein, whose translation MSKVELSLPDRIDSDIRRLVEQGEFVNRDQAVEELLSMGMSAYNTTNTDDTQGPEDTLFSQAVEDQQDPAARTDTGDDYSF comes from the coding sequence ATGTCGAAAGTCGAACTCTCGCTGCCCGACCGAATCGACAGTGACATTCGCCGACTCGTCGAACAGGGCGAGTTCGTCAATCGCGACCAGGCCGTCGAGGAACTCCTCTCGATGGGGATGTCCGCGTACAACACCACGAACACGGACGACACCCAGGGGCCGGAGGACACCCTCTTCTCGCAGGCCGTCGAGGACCAGCAGGACCCCGCCGCGCGCACCGACACGGGCGACGACTACTCCTTCTGA
- a CDS encoding alkaline phosphatase PhoX, with protein MVDFSRRNLMASSLAAALGASVAGSGVASASNSEIEESDTPNAPSVRGSIKRFSNTAFGAEVTGPFVFADGTLLYSNQHPSEENTGEFSAPGVGYFSGFNFEMDGSNADFSELSIPETEEQRRRIRSSAGEYTYLGKGRDSINGGTERLGVTQTPDGTDITMDNFAGTQYGAAATNPDCNEFVATNEEETEGYLFTNWENSPGCVSRIPISQTEDGEWESDLENAINVVNTDAFRAVGGTRINCYGDLSPWNTMVTSEENYAHPRVSLTNTVGDIVEAGSGEGLVGGCQFWNRPNPSEIQGAVNDYADNGDLESSWYVQGYWALTGVEFLAYYLGADQVDQSGDSNTFAPISDVYPNPYRYGYQVDIRDAAADEPTPIKYYVMGRASWEAPDFQNDHKTVYGCSDGDSKGIYKFVADEEIPGYDDPMDVEGTLYAPKITNDSANVAESGTRASPADVKLEIEWIPLGHASNAECEEWIAQYDDVTQMDYLETHTADDTDVVGDLNAALKQADLEVIANGNQNYITNEEILEWADQYEENGPDGVDDELRKVPFLETRAAAKEIGASIEFNKAEGVDSVSDAGPGDYVYFGISEFNDDLADETGDVRMDRVDGGVIYRGELDANYNVSTLEAAIVGPDFTDGPEVANDAVRNIDNVYVMDDGRVLCCEDGFDESRRSYPNDCLYVYQPNVQVDVSSVAVGQGETVEADVMAKHVPEGLAGGTFEVEVADESVVEIVSASYPDAVGLSKQPTIEDGKTATFKFADTNKLMQQEGTEFKLATITLTGMGAGATDIDTSASFDDDDGNAIDVEPRSGIALTGPASVGSSSASPQDPDGDGRYEDVNGNGRVDYDDVVTLFNNLENSNVKSNARAFDFNGNEQLDYADLVVLYEEIDA; from the coding sequence ATGGTCGATTTCAGTCGACGTAACCTGATGGCCTCATCGCTGGCTGCGGCGCTCGGCGCGAGCGTGGCGGGAAGCGGTGTTGCGAGTGCGAGCAACAGCGAGATCGAGGAATCCGACACACCGAACGCTCCGAGCGTGAGGGGGAGCATCAAGCGCTTCTCGAACACCGCGTTCGGGGCAGAGGTGACCGGACCGTTCGTCTTCGCCGACGGCACCCTCCTCTACAGCAATCAGCACCCGAGCGAGGAGAACACGGGCGAGTTCTCCGCCCCGGGTGTCGGCTACTTCAGTGGTTTCAACTTCGAGATGGACGGCTCGAACGCCGACTTCTCGGAGCTGTCGATTCCGGAGACCGAAGAACAGCGCCGACGGATTCGCTCCAGCGCGGGCGAGTACACCTACCTCGGAAAGGGCCGTGACTCCATCAACGGTGGTACCGAGCGCCTCGGCGTAACCCAGACGCCCGACGGCACCGACATCACGATGGACAACTTCGCGGGCACCCAGTACGGCGCGGCTGCGACCAACCCTGACTGCAACGAGTTCGTCGCCACGAACGAGGAGGAGACCGAGGGGTACCTCTTCACCAACTGGGAGAACAGCCCGGGATGCGTCAGCAGGATTCCGATCAGCCAGACCGAAGACGGCGAGTGGGAGTCCGACCTCGAGAACGCCATCAACGTCGTCAACACCGACGCGTTCCGCGCCGTCGGTGGAACTCGCATCAACTGTTACGGTGACCTCTCGCCGTGGAATACGATGGTCACCTCCGAAGAGAACTACGCGCACCCACGCGTCTCTCTGACCAACACGGTGGGCGACATCGTCGAAGCCGGTTCCGGCGAGGGCCTCGTCGGCGGCTGTCAGTTCTGGAACCGACCGAACCCCTCGGAGATCCAGGGTGCAGTCAACGACTACGCCGACAACGGCGACCTCGAGAGTAGCTGGTACGTCCAGGGCTACTGGGCGCTGACCGGCGTCGAGTTCCTCGCGTACTACCTCGGCGCGGACCAGGTCGACCAGTCCGGTGACTCGAACACGTTCGCCCCCATCAGCGACGTCTACCCGAACCCCTACCGCTACGGCTACCAGGTGGACATCCGCGACGCCGCGGCGGACGAACCCACACCCATCAAGTACTACGTGATGGGCCGCGCCTCCTGGGAGGCACCGGACTTCCAGAACGACCACAAGACGGTCTACGGCTGCTCCGACGGCGACTCGAAGGGCATCTACAAGTTCGTCGCCGACGAGGAGATTCCCGGCTACGACGACCCGATGGACGTCGAGGGCACGCTGTACGCCCCGAAGATCACCAACGACTCGGCGAACGTCGCCGAGTCCGGCACCCGTGCCTCCCCGGCCGATGTCAAGCTCGAGATCGAGTGGATCCCGCTCGGCCACGCCTCCAACGCGGAGTGTGAGGAGTGGATCGCCCAGTACGACGACGTCACCCAGATGGACTACCTCGAGACCCACACGGCCGACGACACCGACGTCGTGGGGGACCTCAACGCGGCACTCAAGCAGGCCGACCTCGAGGTCATCGCGAACGGCAACCAGAACTACATCACGAACGAGGAGATTCTCGAGTGGGCCGACCAGTACGAGGAGAACGGCCCCGACGGCGTCGACGACGAACTCCGCAAGGTGCCCTTCCTCGAGACCCGCGCGGCCGCCAAGGAGATCGGCGCCTCCATCGAGTTCAACAAGGCCGAGGGCGTCGACAGCGTCTCCGACGCCGGTCCCGGCGACTACGTCTACTTCGGCATCTCCGAGTTCAACGACGACCTCGCCGACGAGACGGGCGACGTCCGGATGGACCGCGTCGACGGCGGCGTGATCTACCGCGGCGAACTCGACGCGAACTACAACGTCTCGACGCTCGAGGCGGCCATCGTCGGCCCGGACTTCACCGACGGGCCGGAGGTCGCAAACGACGCGGTGCGCAACATCGACAACGTCTACGTGATGGACGACGGTCGCGTCCTCTGCTGTGAGGACGGCTTCGACGAGTCGCGGCGCTCGTACCCCAACGACTGTCTCTACGTCTACCAGCCCAACGTTCAGGTCGACGTCAGCTCCGTCGCGGTCGGGCAGGGCGAGACGGTCGAGGCGGACGTCATGGCGAAGCACGTCCCGGAGGGACTCGCCGGCGGTACGTTCGAGGTAGAAGTCGCAGACGAGAGCGTCGTCGAAATCGTGAGCGCGAGCTACCCCGACGCGGTCGGCCTGTCGAAGCAGCCGACCATCGAGGACGGCAAGACGGCGACGTTCAAGTTCGCCGATACGAACAAGCTGATGCAGCAGGAGGGCACCGAGTTCAAGCTCGCCACCATCACCCTCACCGGCATGGGCGCAGGTGCCACGGACATCGACACCAGCGCGTCGTTCGACGACGACGACGGCAACGCCATCGACGTCGAACCCCGTTCCGGCATTGCCCTGACCGGTCCCGCAAGCGTCGGCAGCAGCAGTGCCTCGCCGCAGGACCCCGACGGTGATGGCCGCTACGAGGACGTCAACGGCAACGGCCGCGTCGACTACGACGACGTCGTCACGCTGTTCAACAACCTCGAGAACAGCAACGTGAAGTCCAACGCTCGCGCGTTCGACTTCAACGGCAACGAACAACTCGACTACGCCGACCTCGTCGTGCTGTACGAGGAGATCGACGCCTGA
- a CDS encoding branched-chain amino acid ABC transporter permease: MVETGLLIQTVVNGLLLGGIYVTVGVGFSLAFGVLEVVDFAVGEYVMLGAIIGGLVAPMLGSEGVFVIPLVLVAFFVVGFLVQPLIHHVTTGDRPQPLLMGLVFTFGLATFFRGSVLTLLGPNNRDVPSSLLQGSLTVPGVGIFPYVRAATAVFGVVALVVFMYYLYNTKGGMAIRAIAEDRTNARLMGIKINRYQSIAYGSYAALTAAAGVFIGMVFTANPGMGLQYTAFAFFMVVLAGMGYLPGVILSGIVLGLAQSLTAVYASSQVVLLVLFALIYAVLLVSPAGILGKGEWAS; this comes from the coding sequence ATGGTCGAGACGGGACTGCTGATTCAGACGGTCGTCAACGGCCTGCTGCTCGGCGGCATCTACGTCACCGTCGGCGTCGGCTTCTCGCTGGCGTTCGGCGTGCTCGAGGTCGTCGACTTCGCCGTCGGCGAGTACGTGATGCTCGGTGCCATCATCGGTGGGCTCGTCGCCCCCATGCTCGGCTCCGAGGGTGTCTTCGTCATCCCCCTGGTCCTCGTCGCGTTCTTCGTCGTTGGCTTCCTCGTCCAGCCGCTCATCCACCACGTCACGACAGGTGACCGGCCGCAGCCGTTGCTGATGGGGCTCGTGTTCACCTTCGGACTGGCGACGTTCTTCCGGGGCTCCGTCCTCACGCTCCTGGGCCCGAACAACCGCGACGTTCCGTCGTCGCTGCTCCAGGGGAGCCTCACGGTTCCGGGCGTGGGCATCTTCCCGTACGTTCGCGCCGCGACTGCCGTCTTCGGCGTCGTCGCCCTCGTGGTGTTCATGTACTACCTCTACAACACCAAAGGCGGGATGGCGATCCGTGCCATCGCCGAGGACCGCACGAACGCTCGCCTGATGGGCATCAAGATCAACCGGTACCAGTCCATCGCCTACGGGAGTTACGCCGCGTTGACGGCGGCTGCCGGCGTGTTCATCGGGATGGTGTTCACGGCCAACCCCGGCATGGGGCTGCAGTACACCGCCTTCGCGTTCTTCATGGTCGTTCTCGCCGGGATGGGCTACCTCCCCGGCGTGATTCTCAGTGGAATCGTGTTGGGCCTGGCTCAGTCGCTGACGGCGGTGTACGCGAGTAGCCAGGTCGTCCTGCTCGTGCTGTTCGCGCTCATCTACGCCGTGCTCCTCGTCTCTCCGGCCGGCATCCTCGGGAAGGGAGAGTGGGCATCATGA
- a CDS encoding glycerol dehydratase reactivase beta/small subunit family protein translates to MSECRGPVDQDDDVPCVHVRCLGARDAEPEWVAYLEHGLEEEGVPWLVEFDAADDSVAAAHGAALESALKIGVSVHETRIVVHHKQLPDDEPVFDVSEVTASDARDLGSNAARLAKGTPLKSLD, encoded by the coding sequence ATGAGCGAGTGTCGCGGCCCGGTCGACCAGGACGACGACGTGCCCTGCGTTCACGTCCGCTGTCTCGGCGCGCGGGACGCAGAGCCGGAGTGGGTAGCGTACCTCGAACACGGCCTCGAAGAGGAGGGAGTCCCCTGGCTCGTCGAGTTCGACGCGGCCGACGACAGCGTCGCCGCCGCCCACGGGGCGGCGCTCGAGTCGGCACTGAAGATCGGCGTCAGCGTCCACGAGACGCGGATCGTCGTCCACCACAAGCAACTGCCCGACGACGAACCCGTCTTCGACGTCTCGGAGGTGACCGCGAGCGACGCGCGTGACCTCGGGTCGAACGCGGCTCGACTCGCCAAGGGGACACCGCTGAAATCTCTCGACTAA
- a CDS encoding diol dehydratase reactivase subunit alpha, translated as MAYTAGVDIGNSSTEVALLQTSADGTHEFVASALYRTTGLKGTKKNVPGVVNAISRAADSAGIDVAEIDRVLLNEAAPVIGDVAMETITETVITESTMIGHDPSTPGGVGLGQGTSVEITADRADHDPDEPVVVLVPETVDFAVAAGLVNDWVDEGYDVAGAIVQRDDAVLIHNRIDVEIPIVDEVSELDKIPRGQPTAVEVAPQATGKSIDELSNPYGIATVFDLSPEETQKIIPVARALVGNKSAVVIKTPSGDVEERTIPAGKLQIINERGSTAEVPVDEGADVIMETVMDNWPVADVQGESGSNIGGMLNRARASMAEVTGQAVDSIEIRDIVAVDTLIPQEVEGSVAGEFSMESAVALAAMVKTQQLPMQQIADGIESELDTEVIIQGVEANMAVLGSLTTPGTDVPVAILDMGGGSTDAAYMNTDKEIDSIHLSGAGDMVTMLIDSELGLDDRDLAEAVKKFPSAKVQTLFSIREEDGTVDFLDDPVDPSLFGRTVLLEDDGGMRPVPVSKSPEEIRRIRRRAKRRVFVKNAERALNLITPTESIRQIPFVVMVGRSSLDFEIPEMISDALAEYGIVCGRANVRGEMGPRNAVATGLVLSHIGGGSYLDFELPAELSTSLERTPAKTN; from the coding sequence ATGGCGTACACCGCGGGTGTGGATATCGGCAACTCGAGCACTGAGGTCGCGCTCTTGCAGACCTCGGCGGACGGGACACACGAGTTCGTCGCCAGTGCCCTGTACCGGACGACGGGATTGAAAGGCACGAAGAAGAACGTCCCCGGGGTCGTGAACGCGATCTCGCGGGCGGCGGACAGTGCAGGAATCGACGTCGCCGAGATCGACCGCGTCCTGCTCAACGAGGCGGCACCGGTCATCGGTGACGTCGCGATGGAGACCATCACGGAGACGGTCATCACGGAGTCGACGATGATCGGTCACGACCCGTCGACGCCGGGCGGCGTGGGGTTGGGTCAGGGGACGTCCGTCGAGATCACGGCCGACCGCGCCGACCACGACCCCGACGAGCCGGTGGTGGTCCTGGTGCCCGAGACGGTCGACTTCGCGGTCGCCGCGGGTCTCGTCAACGACTGGGTCGACGAGGGGTACGACGTCGCCGGGGCCATCGTCCAGCGCGACGACGCGGTGTTGATTCACAACCGCATCGACGTGGAGATTCCCATCGTCGACGAGGTGTCCGAACTGGACAAGATCCCCCGCGGCCAGCCGACGGCCGTGGAGGTCGCCCCGCAGGCGACGGGGAAGTCCATCGACGAGCTCTCGAACCCCTACGGCATCGCGACGGTGTTCGACCTCTCGCCGGAGGAGACACAGAAGATCATCCCCGTCGCGCGAGCGCTCGTGGGGAACAAGTCCGCCGTGGTCATCAAGACCCCGAGCGGCGACGTCGAAGAGCGGACCATCCCGGCCGGGAAGCTCCAGATCATCAACGAACGCGGCTCGACGGCCGAGGTCCCCGTCGACGAGGGCGCGGACGTCATCATGGAGACCGTGATGGACAACTGGCCGGTCGCGGACGTCCAGGGCGAGAGCGGCTCGAACATCGGCGGGATGTTGAACCGCGCGCGGGCCAGCATGGCCGAGGTGACCGGTCAGGCCGTCGACAGCATCGAGATTCGCGACATCGTGGCCGTGGACACGCTCATCCCACAGGAGGTCGAAGGCTCCGTCGCCGGCGAGTTCAGCATGGAGAGCGCCGTCGCACTGGCGGCGATGGTCAAGACCCAGCAGTTGCCCATGCAGCAGATCGCCGACGGCATCGAGTCCGAACTCGACACCGAAGTCATCATCCAGGGGGTCGAGGCCAACATGGCCGTTCTCGGCTCGCTCACGACGCCGGGGACGGACGTCCCCGTCGCCATCCTCGACATGGGCGGGGGCTCGACCGACGCGGCGTACATGAACACGGACAAGGAGATCGACTCTATCCACCTCTCGGGTGCCGGCGACATGGTCACGATGCTCATCGACTCCGAACTGGGACTCGACGACAGGGACCTGGCCGAGGCGGTCAAGAAGTTCCCGTCCGCGAAGGTCCAGACGCTCTTCAGCATCCGCGAAGAGGACGGGACCGTCGACTTCCTCGACGACCCGGTCGACCCGAGCCTCTTCGGGCGGACCGTCCTCCTCGAAGACGACGGCGGGATGCGGCCGGTTCCGGTCAGCAAGTCCCCGGAGGAGATCCGGCGGATCCGCCGCCGGGCAAAGCGCCGGGTGTTCGTCAAGAACGCCGAGCGGGCGCTCAACCTCATCACGCCGACCGAGAGCATCCGGCAGATCCCCTTCGTCGTGATGGTCGGACGCTCGTCGCTCGACTTCGAGATTCCCGAGATGATCTCCGACGCGCTCGCCGAGTACGGTATCGTCTGCGGTCGCGCGAACGTCCGCGGCGAGATGGGGCCCCGGAACGCCGTCGCGACCGGGCTGGTCCTCTCACACATCGGTGGCGGGTCGTACCTGGACTTCGAGTTACCCGCAGAGCTGTCGACGTCGCTCGAGCGGACGCCGGCGAAGACGAACTGA
- a CDS encoding ABC transporter ATP-binding protein — protein sequence MSPDANAGPSTLVAEDVVTGYDDQEVLHGISFENREGVTSIFGPNGSGKSTFLKAVNGVVPVWSGRVRYGDVDLTGRPPEETVTNGIATLPQGGGVFDSLSVEENLRVGAFTVGDGETVERRVEEVLDAFPVLEDKMGDKARNLSGGQQMMVSLGRAMMSGADTYLLDEPSAGLAPQLVDDAFDLVTTLVDRGARVVLVEQNVSAALRITDYVYIFAEGEVQFHGEPTDLADEDELMNLYLGL from the coding sequence ATGAGTCCCGACGCCAACGCCGGCCCGTCGACGCTGGTCGCGGAGGACGTCGTCACCGGCTACGACGACCAGGAGGTCCTCCACGGCATCTCCTTCGAGAACCGCGAGGGGGTCACCTCCATCTTCGGGCCGAACGGCTCCGGCAAGTCCACGTTCTTGAAGGCGGTGAACGGGGTCGTCCCGGTCTGGTCGGGACGTGTCCGGTACGGCGACGTCGACCTGACCGGTAGGCCGCCCGAAGAGACTGTCACGAACGGCATCGCGACGCTCCCGCAGGGTGGTGGCGTCTTCGACAGCCTCTCGGTCGAGGAGAACCTCCGCGTCGGTGCCTTCACGGTCGGCGACGGCGAGACGGTCGAGCGGCGCGTCGAGGAGGTCCTCGACGCGTTTCCCGTGCTCGAAGACAAGATGGGGGACAAGGCGCGGAACCTCTCGGGCGGTCAGCAGATGATGGTCAGTCTGGGTCGGGCGATGATGTCCGGGGCGGACACCTACCTGCTCGACGAACCGTCGGCGGGCCTCGCGCCCCAACTAGTCGACGACGCGTTCGACCTCGTCACGACGCTCGTCGACAGGGGTGCCCGCGTCGTCCTCGTCGAGCAGAACGTCTCCGCAGCGCTCCGCATCACCGACTACGTCTACATCTTCGCCGAGGGCGAGGTGCAGTTCCACGGCGAGCCGACCGACCTCGCCGACGAGGACGAACTGATGAACCTCTACCTCGGACTGTAG
- a CDS encoding branched-chain amino acid ABC transporter permease, translating to MSERTTDVLSTRFGSVPVWLVALVGVVVLVALPMALDAFWTRIGLGALMWIGLAQSWNMIGGYAGYLDFGHGAYFGIGAFATGAVMVSFELPFLAGFVVAAAAAAVIAYLVAVPTLRLTGAYFAIATWALAEAFKQLALNLDITGGTFGLSLPTTAASFGLPVGELSTTLFYYLMLILCLATIAVSYVLFERSKFGFRVKALRDDEDAAESLGIDTTRVKRQVYVLSCAVAALFGSVHAYFITFIHPNDVLAAIITDQMVIMALLGGLGTIAGPVIGGVLVFLLQRLSSVFLGQSTIYLPLIGVLIMFVVLFAPSGVVGLLRGEVDSTDIRNNARELAEKFDLL from the coding sequence ATGAGCGAGCGGACGACCGACGTCCTCTCGACGCGGTTCGGGTCAGTCCCGGTCTGGCTCGTCGCACTCGTCGGGGTCGTCGTGCTGGTCGCACTCCCGATGGCCCTCGACGCGTTCTGGACCCGCATCGGACTGGGCGCGCTCATGTGGATCGGACTCGCACAGTCGTGGAACATGATCGGCGGCTACGCCGGCTACCTCGACTTCGGACACGGGGCGTACTTCGGCATCGGTGCGTTCGCCACCGGCGCCGTGATGGTCTCGTTCGAACTCCCGTTTCTCGCGGGCTTCGTGGTCGCGGCCGCCGCGGCCGCCGTCATCGCGTACCTCGTCGCCGTCCCGACGCTCCGACTGACCGGGGCGTACTTCGCCATCGCCACCTGGGCGCTCGCGGAGGCGTTCAAGCAGTTGGCGCTCAACCTCGACATCACCGGCGGCACGTTCGGACTCAGCCTGCCGACCACCGCGGCCAGCTTCGGTCTCCCGGTCGGTGAGCTCTCGACGACGCTGTTCTACTACCTCATGTTGATACTGTGTCTCGCGACGATCGCCGTGTCGTACGTCCTCTTCGAACGCAGCAAGTTCGGGTTCCGCGTGAAGGCGCTCCGCGACGACGAGGACGCCGCCGAGTCGCTCGGTATCGACACCACCCGGGTCAAGCGACAGGTGTACGTGCTGTCGTGTGCGGTCGCGGCGCTCTTCGGCAGCGTCCACGCGTACTTCATCACGTTCATCCACCCGAACGACGTGCTGGCGGCGATCATCACCGACCAGATGGTGATCATGGCGCTTCTGGGCGGGCTGGGAACCATCGCCGGCCCCGTCATCGGCGGGGTCCTCGTCTTCTTGCTCCAGCGCCTCTCGTCGGTGTTCCTCGGCCAGTCGACCATCTACCTCCCGCTCATCGGCGTCCTCATCATGTTCGTCGTCCTGTTCGCGCCGAGCGGCGTCGTGGGGCTCCTGCGCGGCGAAGTCGACAGCACCGACATCCGAAACAACGCTCGCGAACTCGCGGAGAAATTCGACCTCCTATGA
- a CDS encoding class I SAM-dependent methyltransferase — MPQCSLRSVVQPVLSETERQRFDERPDTTFYDSPRFVTHADDAFLARLTDCYAEVLTPGDRVLDAMSSWVSHLPDESYEVVGHGLNREELAANDRLDEWVVQDLNRDQTLPFAEGQFDAVLCALSVQYLQYPGRVFAEFRRVLEDGGVLVVSFSNRLFPTKAVRAWRTASMAGRVDLLHRALDAAGGFETRDVRREPGTDPFYAVVAHAT, encoded by the coding sequence ATGCCTCAGTGCTCCCTCCGTTCGGTTGTGCAGCCCGTCCTCTCCGAGACGGAACGACAGCGGTTCGACGAGCGACCCGACACGACGTTCTACGACAGCCCCCGATTCGTCACGCACGCCGACGACGCGTTCCTCGCACGGCTGACCGACTGCTACGCGGAGGTACTCACTCCCGGCGACCGCGTCCTCGACGCGATGAGCAGCTGGGTGTCGCACCTGCCCGACGAGTCGTACGAGGTGGTCGGGCACGGCCTCAACCGCGAGGAACTCGCCGCGAACGACCGCCTCGACGAGTGGGTCGTCCAGGACCTCAACCGCGACCAGACCCTCCCGTTCGCCGAGGGCCAGTTCGACGCCGTCCTGTGTGCGCTCTCCGTTCAGTACCTGCAGTACCCCGGGCGCGTGTTCGCCGAGTTCCGCCGGGTGCTCGAGGACGGTGGCGTCCTGGTCGTGAGCTTCTCGAACCGGCTGTTCCCGACGAAGGCCGTCCGGGCGTGGCGTACCGCGTCGATGGCGGGACGCGTCGACCTGCTCCACCGGGCGCTCGACGCCGCGGGCGGCTTCGAAACGCGTGACGTGCGCCGAGAGCCGGGGACGGACCCGTTCTACGCGGTCGTCGCACACGCGACCTGA